In the genome of Streptomyces sp. NBC_01571, the window ACGCGGCCTGCACGGTCGGCTGCCGCCTACAGCGGCACGCCGGTGGAACACTTCCAGCGCGCGCGCCGTCTGCTGATCGACAACGACAATCTCCTAGGGCCTAGCCGTGCCATCGCTGCCGCACGCCAGCACATTGAGGACATCAAGCGTCTGCGCCAAGACGCAAAGGGCATAGACCGCCACGCCCTCATGGAGCTCCAGACTCAGTACGCGGAATTCGCCTCCTGGCTATACCAGGATTTGGGTGACTTCGACAGCGCACAGTTCTGGCTCGATCGAGCGTTCCAGTGGAGCCACACCGTCGGGGACATCGACCTGACCTCGTACGTGATGGCCCGCAAGGCGCAGCTCGCTGGTGAGATGCGCGACCTGGTCGACGTGGTCGACCTCGCCGAAGCTGCCCAGCGCATGGCACGTCCCCGCAGCCGATTGGCCGCCGTCGCTCGAACGTACGAATCGTATGGTCACGCGTTGCGCGGCGAGTCGGCCGACAGTGAGCGTGCCATCGATGACGTCCGCAACGCCCTCGATCGCGTCTCCGGCGACGCAACCCCGTGGGGCGTCTGGCTGAACGAGCAGTACGTCGAGGTGCACCGAGCGCAGAGCCTGGAGGTCCTGGGCAAACACTCACAGGCCGCAGAGGTCTTCACCAGCGCTATCAAGGCACTACCGGACGGCTACCACCGCGACCGAGGTGTCTACATGGCTCGGGCCGCTGTTGCTCACGCCGGGGCTGGCGCCCCCGAGGAAGCCGCCGCGGTCGGTATCCAGGCTCTGACCGTAGCCAACGACACGGGCTCCGGCCGGATCGTTCGTGAGCTCACACGTCTCGACAAAGCGCTGGTGCCTTGGCAACGCCAGCCCGAAGTCGCTGAGTTTCGCGCGCACTTCGACGGCCTACTCGCCCACGAATTCTGAGCAGATCGGATCACACCACCTATGAACACGCGTCCATATGTCATCCTCTCCGCTGCCATGTCCGTCGACGGCTACCTGGACGACGCCAGTCCCGAGCGGCTACGTCTGTCCAATGCCCCCGACTTCGATCGCGTTGACCAGGTCCGCGCAGAGTCCGACGCCATCCTGATCGGCGCGACGACCATGAGGAAGGACAACCCGCGCCTCCTGGTCAACAGTGAAGAACGCCGCGCTCAGCGCGTCGCTGATGGCAAGCCGGCCTACCCGCTCAAGGTCACGGTGACGCGCACCGGCGACCTGTCGGCCGACCTCAACTTCTGGCACCACGGCGGCGACAAGTTGGTCATCACCGTGGACGACGCAGTAGAAAAGGCTCGCGCCACGCTCGGAGACCTTGCCGACGTCGTCAGCGTCGGGCCGGACCTGGACTGGGGGCTGGCCCTCGATGAGCTCGGACGTCGCGGCATCAAGCAGCTGATGGTGGAGGGCGGCGGCACAATCCACACCCAGCTCATGGCGCAGGACCTCGCCGACGAAGTGCACCTGGCCATCGCCCCTCTACTGGTGGGTCAGCCGGAAGCGGCGCGCTTCCTTGGCGCCGCCGAATACCCGGGCGGATCGACCGCTCGGATGAAGGTGCTGGAGATCCGGGCGATCGACGACGTCGTCCTCGTCCGCTACGCCCCGAAAGATCGCACAGCGTGATCTGTTGCATCGTCTGACACGGAGTCAAATGCTGCGCTGTCACCTACAGCCGATCGCTTTCGTGTAGCGTTCAGGATGCTAGCCACTGAAGGGAGGCGTATGTCTACCACACAGGACCTTCCCGCGCCTGTTGAGTCCTTGCTGAACCGGGCCGTTGCTCTTCCAGCTCCTGCAGAGAGGGCTCGACTGCGGCTAGCCGGAAATCTGACGCAGGCCGAAGTGGCCGAAGCCCTCGGTGTGCATCGAGTCCAGGTTGCCCGATGGGAGACCGGTCGGGCGGAACCTCGACAGCCTCATCGGCAGACGTACGCTCGGCTCCTTGCCGGACTCGCCTCGAAGCTGGAGGGCAGCCACCGGGACTGACACCGCCCAAAACCTCTGTGAAACGCCGAAGCGGCCCCTCCGTCGCCACAACGGAAAGACCGCTTCCCAGCGTTCGACTCAGCCCTGACAAAGCTCTTGAGTCGTGAGCAGCGAGGTGACCTCGTCTGCCGGGTGATGCCCGTGGGCCCGTGGGCCCGCGTGGTCACCTATACCCAGAGTATGCGCAACAGATTGCGCAACGCCACTACTCCAGGGTTCTGCTAGGTCACACGCGCTGGTCGCGGCTCCCCTACCTGGGGAGATGACCCAGTTGCACAGCCAGCACAACCCGCTCGACTCGTCCGGGTCCGCTTTGCCGGACGACTTTGAGAATGCCGTCTTTGTCCGGGCGGATGAGCCTGACGAGCCGGATGGCATCAGGATCACGTACCCCGAGTTTCTGCTGTGCTCTCCGGTCCCGCTGCGCATGATGGTGCTCCTGCACTGGCGCCACCGTGAGAGGGCGGGAGGGCCGCGCACCGCGGAATCGATCTGGTCCACGCTCACCGGCTTGGGCGTGCTGAGCAGCGATGGCGAGTCGCCGCTGATGGTGGAGGAAGTGCGCCAGGCCGTGGACTTCCTGCTCGCTGAGCGTCTTGTTGCGCCGGCAGCGGATGGTGCGCTGTGACCGCAGCTGTCGAGCAGGTCAACGAGACGGGCGCCATCACCTACCGGGGTCCGGTGGCTGGTGTCCATGTCCACGCTCACATGGAGTTCGGCCCCTACGCGCTGACTGTGCCGCTGGACTCCAAGGTCGTCATCCAGCTGATGTTCATGCTGGCCGAACAGACCCGCCAGGGCCCCGACGCGGGACCGCTGCGGGTAACCCCCCAGACCGTGCTGGAACGCCTCAGGGAGCTCGGTGTGGTGTCGGGCAACGGTTCCCGGCTGGTGGGCCGGGACGCGGTCTACGACTCGTTCACGCGGCTGCAGGAGAAGGGCTACATCCGGCGGATCGAACCGCGGAATGAACGCGGACAGATGACCGGAATCACCTACGAGTTCTATGACTGGCCGTCCTGGAACCCGGATGCGCCGAAGTGGTCCGAATCCTCCGACTCACCGGTGTTTCCGCAGGTCAACTCCACTTCCGGCATTGCCGGATCCGGCATTGCCGGAAGTGGAGTAACCCAAATGGCCTCAAATGAGTCATCGCCGCAGGTCAGAACCACTTCCGGCATTGCCGGATCCGGCAATGCCGGATCCGGTAAAGCCGCACCGGCATCGCCGCAGGTCAGAACCACTTCCGGCAATGCCGGATCCCCCCCACACCCCCCGGAGGAGGTAACTACCTCCTCCCCCTACCCCCTCACGAACCCCGCGGGTCTCACGGGGTTGCCCTCACCACGGGAGGAGGGGGAGGGGGCTGACTCCTCTACGGAAGATCTGCGCGTTGCTGCGGATGTGCTGGAACTGCTGCCGGACCCCTGGACTCAGGGCCGGTTGAACGCGGGCAGGCTGGCGCCGAAGCTGCTTGAGGCGATGGCTGTACAGGGCTGGCCGACCATCCATGCGGTTGACCGGACGCTGCTCATGCGGCAGCTCACGAAGAACCCGCGCAACATCAGCAATCCGTACCGGCTGCTGGCCAGCGACCGGATCCCGAACCTGCCCCGCTACGCAGTGGTAGCGGCCGAAGCGGAAACCGCACGGCCGCCGGGCGCGACGTCAGACGGGATGTGCCCCAAGCACCCGAACTACCGGGCAGGGAATCGCTGCATTCCCTGCATCACGGCCTGACGCATGACGGGCCGGACCGAGGCAACGGTCCGACCCGTATCCCCTGCCCGATGCACGCGAACAGGAGATCCACAGTGTCCAGCACCCGGGACCTTCCCGCACAAAGCCGCTCCGCACCCGACGCCACCCCCGAACGCGGAGGTGTCGTCCAGGACCGCCAGGTCCTGCGCACGCCCCCGCACAATCTCGAAGCCGAGCAGGCCGTCCTTGGCACCCTGATGTCCAGCACCGGCGCCGCGGGACGCTACTTCGCAGAGACCCTGGAAACGGGCATCACCGCCGGGGAGTACTACCGGCCCGCCCACACGACGATCCACCGCGCCATCTGCGATCTGCACCAGAAAGGCGACGTGGTGGACCCCGTCACGGTCGCCGCACAGCTCACCGAGCGCGGGGAACTGTCCAAGGCCGGCGGAGCCGGGTACCTGCACGCCTGCGTCGAGGCCGTCCCCACCGTCGCGAACGGCGCCCACTACGCGGAGATCGTCCGGGCCAAGGCCTATCGGCGTGCGGCGATCGAGTCGGCTCAGAAGGTCCTGCAGTACGCCTACAGCGAGGAAGGCAGCGAGGACGACGTCCGCAGCCTTGTCGAGCGGGAGTTCACCGCGATCGTGGCCGGCATGCCGGGCCTGAACGCCGCGCCGCCCGTTGTCGATGACCTGTACCTGGACTTCGTGGCCGAACTGGAGGAGATCCAGGAAGGCCGGAAGATCGGCTTGTCCTACGGCATCAGCGACCTGGACGCGGTGACCTGCGGAATGCGCCCGGGGAACGTGACCGTGATCGCCGCCGCATCCGGCGTCGGAAAGTCGACCCTGGCCCTCAACGCCGCCGTCGCGGCCGCCAAAACCGGCGCCCAGGTGATGTTCTCCTCGCTGGAGATGAGCAGCACCGAACTGATGCAGAAGATCGCCGCCGCCGAAGGCAGGCTGGCCCTGCACCACCTCACCCAGCAGGGCGGCCTGAGCCCCGAAGGCTGGAAGGTGATCGAACGCCTTGGACGGGAGCTGTTCAGGACACTGCCGCTGCGCGTGTACCGGCCCGACAGCGCCGCTCTGCGCGACATCGAATCCGCGGCCCGCGCCTGCGTCCGCTCCGACGGCCTGGACATCCTGGTCGTGGACTACCTCCAGCTCGTGGAGATCGAAACGGCCCGCAGCATCACCCGGGAACAGGCCGTCGCCGCCGTCTCACGCGGACTCAAAAACCTGTCCGTGCAGCTTGAATGCCACGTCATCGCCCTCTCACAGCTCAACGAGGACGGCATGATGCGCGAGTCCAGGGCCATCAAGAACGACGCCTCCGTGGTGATCAAGATCGAGCGCCCCGACCTGGACGAACCCGAATCCCCCCGCGCCGGCGAAGTCGACCTCGTGATCGAGAAAAACCGGTTCGGCCCCCGGGCGACCGTCTCCGCAGCCGCACAGATGCACTACAGCCGCTTCGTCGACATGGCCCAGACGTGACCGGCCGGGAAGGACAGACGATGACGGACCGCACCGCGATCGACGCCCTGCTCGCCGCAGCCTCGCCCGACCGGGCGCCGTTGCCGCCCGCTGAGGAGCGCCGGCGGCTGCGCGAGGACCTCCACCTCTCGCGTGCCCAGCTGGCGGCCGCGCTGGGTGTCAGCGCGTCCACGGTCGGGGGATGGGAAGCCGGCCGGGAGCCGGGCGGTGAGCTGCGGGAGAAGTACGCGTAC includes:
- a CDS encoding DnaB-like helicase C-terminal domain-containing protein: MSSTRDLPAQSRSAPDATPERGGVVQDRQVLRTPPHNLEAEQAVLGTLMSSTGAAGRYFAETLETGITAGEYYRPAHTTIHRAICDLHQKGDVVDPVTVAAQLTERGELSKAGGAGYLHACVEAVPTVANGAHYAEIVRAKAYRRAAIESAQKVLQYAYSEEGSEDDVRSLVEREFTAIVAGMPGLNAAPPVVDDLYLDFVAELEEIQEGRKIGLSYGISDLDAVTCGMRPGNVTVIAAASGVGKSTLALNAAVAAAKTGAQVMFSSLEMSSTELMQKIAAAEGRLALHHLTQQGGLSPEGWKVIERLGRELFRTLPLRVYRPDSAALRDIESAARACVRSDGLDILVVDYLQLVEIETARSITREQAVAAVSRGLKNLSVQLECHVIALSQLNEDGMMRESRAIKNDASVVIKIERPDLDEPESPRAGEVDLVIEKNRFGPRATVSAAAQMHYSRFVDMAQT
- a CDS encoding dihydrofolate reductase family protein — its product is MNTRPYVILSAAMSVDGYLDDASPERLRLSNAPDFDRVDQVRAESDAILIGATTMRKDNPRLLVNSEERRAQRVADGKPAYPLKVTVTRTGDLSADLNFWHHGGDKLVITVDDAVEKARATLGDLADVVSVGPDLDWGLALDELGRRGIKQLMVEGGGTIHTQLMAQDLADEVHLAIAPLLVGQPEAARFLGAAEYPGGSTARMKVLEIRAIDDVVLVRYAPKDRTA
- a CDS encoding helix-turn-helix domain-containing protein; translated protein: MGQKPNVLTPEASPLDRFGYTARDLRERRGLSLRGLAEATFCSYSKLWKWENAKRAPKYRSEVEQLDRVLNAHGLLIDLWERIDSDDSPQSHVSVSGLHVSESSVDLAMAASQQATSDDEGIFVPARLRDGSVVFVALDRRAMLRGGMGLGAAAALGGATPAAASSLPSLTRPARSAAAYSGTPVEHFQRARRLLIDNDNLLGPSRAIAAARQHIEDIKRLRQDAKGIDRHALMELQTQYAEFASWLYQDLGDFDSAQFWLDRAFQWSHTVGDIDLTSYVMARKAQLAGEMRDLVDVVDLAEAAQRMARPRSRLAAVARTYESYGHALRGESADSERAIDDVRNALDRVSGDATPWGVWLNEQYVEVHRAQSLEVLGKHSQAAEVFTSAIKALPDGYHRDRGVYMARAAVAHAGAGAPEEAAAVGIQALTVANDTGSGRIVRELTRLDKALVPWQRQPEVAEFRAHFDGLLAHEF
- a CDS encoding helix-turn-helix transcriptional regulator, coding for MSTTQDLPAPVESLLNRAVALPAPAERARLRLAGNLTQAEVAEALGVHRVQVARWETGRAEPRQPHRQTYARLLAGLASKLEGSHRD